Proteins found in one Mucilaginibacter gracilis genomic segment:
- a CDS encoding class II glutamine amidotransferase codes for MSESIKHECGIAFIRLLKPLSFYQKKYGTALYGLNKLYLLMEKQHNRGQDGAGVATIKLDIAPGQRYISRHRSLATNAVADIFEYIQKKFAEIQKEQPEKMADTEWLKSNVSFTGEVLLGHLRYGTHGKNSVENCHPFLRQNNWMTRNLVIAGNFNMTNVDELLQQLYELGQHPKEQADTVTVLEKIGHFLDSEVQGLFDQYKREGLDDNVEITKLIAKDLDVAKILKKSAKNWDGGYTISGIFGHGDAFVMRDPAGIRPAFYYYNDEIVVAASERPAIQTAFNIHIDDIREVRPGYALIIKKDGKISEEMFSEPKEKKACSFERIYFSRGSDASIYRERKQLGRLLCPQILNAIDNDIKNTVFSYIPNTAEVAFYGLVEGMHKHIKQRQREILLNREDKITDEELTEVLAMAPRVEKIAIKDVKLRTFITQDADRSEMVAHVYDTTYGIVKNGVDTLVALDDSIVRGTTLKQSILKILDRLKPKQIIVVSSAPQIRYPDCYGIDMSRMGEFVAFEAAVSLLKESGQYQIIADVYQLCKESSKLPKEEVQNYVKAIYAPFTDQQISDRIAKIITPKDTVAEIKVIYQTLDNLHVACPDHLGDWYFSGDYPTPGGNKVVNRAYVNWMEGKNQRAYM; via the coding sequence ATGAGCGAATCGATAAAACATGAATGCGGAATAGCATTTATCAGATTACTAAAGCCGCTGTCATTCTACCAAAAAAAGTACGGTACGGCACTTTATGGTTTAAATAAGCTCTACCTCCTGATGGAGAAGCAGCATAACCGCGGCCAGGACGGCGCAGGGGTTGCAACCATAAAACTGGACATTGCTCCCGGGCAACGCTACATTAGCAGGCACCGATCGTTAGCCACAAATGCCGTGGCAGATATATTTGAATATATCCAGAAAAAATTTGCAGAGATACAGAAGGAACAGCCCGAAAAAATGGCTGATACCGAATGGCTCAAAAGTAACGTAAGCTTTACCGGCGAAGTACTTTTGGGCCATTTGCGCTATGGCACACATGGTAAAAATAGTGTGGAGAACTGCCACCCTTTTCTGCGCCAAAATAACTGGATGACACGTAACCTGGTAATTGCGGGTAACTTTAACATGACTAATGTTGACGAGCTTTTACAGCAATTGTACGAACTCGGCCAGCATCCTAAAGAACAGGCCGACACCGTAACGGTACTCGAAAAAATAGGTCATTTTTTGGATAGCGAAGTACAGGGATTATTTGACCAATACAAACGCGAAGGTTTGGACGATAACGTGGAGATAACCAAGCTGATAGCAAAGGACCTTGACGTAGCAAAGATATTAAAAAAATCGGCCAAGAACTGGGATGGTGGCTATACCATATCGGGTATATTTGGACATGGTGATGCATTTGTAATGCGCGACCCCGCCGGTATACGCCCCGCATTTTATTACTATAATGATGAAATTGTTGTTGCCGCTTCGGAACGCCCTGCTATTCAAACAGCTTTCAATATCCATATCGACGATATTCGCGAAGTAAGACCCGGCTATGCGCTCATCATTAAAAAAGATGGCAAGATAAGCGAGGAAATGTTTAGCGAACCGAAAGAAAAGAAGGCATGCTCGTTTGAGCGTATTTATTTTTCGCGCGGAAGCGATGCCTCTATTTACCGCGAGCGTAAGCAATTAGGCAGGTTGTTATGCCCGCAAATACTAAATGCCATTGATAATGACATCAAGAATACTGTATTTTCGTATATCCCTAACACAGCCGAAGTAGCATTTTATGGTTTGGTTGAGGGTATGCACAAACATATTAAACAGCGCCAGCGCGAAATACTGCTAAACCGCGAAGATAAAATAACCGACGAAGAGCTAACTGAAGTTTTGGCGATGGCTCCACGTGTGGAAAAGATTGCCATTAAAGATGTTAAGCTGCGCACATTTATTACCCAGGATGCCGATCGTAGCGAAATGGTGGCACACGTTTACGATACTACCTATGGCATTGTAAAAAATGGAGTAGATACGCTGGTGGCCTTAGACGATTCTATTGTGCGCGGCACTACGCTTAAACAAAGCATCCTTAAAATACTCGACAGGTTAAAACCCAAACAAATCATTGTAGTATCATCTGCTCCGCAAATACGCTACCCGGATTGTTACGGTATTGATATGAGTCGCATGGGCGAGTTTGTGGCCTTTGAGGCTGCTGTTAGCTTGCTTAAAGAAAGCGGCCAATACCAAATAATAGCCGATGTTTATCAGTTATGTAAAGAAAGCTCTAAGCTGCCGAAAGAAGAAGTACAAAATTACGTAAAGGCTATTTACGCGCCCTTTACCGATCAGCAAATATCCGACAGGATAGCTAAAATAATTACACCTAAAGATACCGTTGCCGAGATAAAAGTAATTTACCAAACCCTGGATAACCTGCATGTAGCCTGCCCCGACCATTTAGGCGATTGGTACTTCAGCGGCGATTATCCAACCCCAGGCGGTAACAAAGTAGTTAACCGTGCCTATGTAAACTGGATGGAAGGAAAGAACCAGAGAGCTTATATGTAA
- a CDS encoding LysE family translocator, which translates to MIEAIIAGIGAGLVLALLTGPVFFALIKTSIEKGFHAGVAMALGVVTSDVVFVGAILFGSQFFDFTIDPRILGYVGSGILVTIGLYYIFKKADIKYKNSPKKIKRAGFFFKGFLMCIFNPSLLFHWITVIGAASTLFHRGVPGSVGKTAVMFLTILIVQFGLDVTKAFYANKLRDRISEKMVHRLNQVAGLALIIAAFVIIDRLITHFIFSPQ; encoded by the coding sequence ATGATAGAAGCCATTATTGCAGGAATTGGAGCCGGGCTGGTTTTGGCTTTATTAACCGGGCCCGTTTTTTTTGCTTTGATAAAAACCAGTATCGAAAAAGGTTTCCACGCAGGCGTAGCTATGGCCTTAGGTGTGGTAACCAGCGATGTAGTTTTTGTGGGTGCAATTTTGTTTGGTTCGCAGTTTTTCGATTTCACTATCGACCCGCGCATATTAGGTTATGTAGGTAGTGGTATTTTGGTTACCATTGGCCTGTACTACATTTTTAAAAAGGCCGACATCAAGTACAAAAACAGTCCAAAAAAAATAAAGCGCGCGGGCTTCTTCTTCAAAGGTTTTTTGATGTGCATTTTTAACCCTTCGCTCCTATTCCATTGGATAACCGTTATTGGTGCTGCCAGCACCTTATTTCACCGGGGCGTACCGGGCAGCGTTGGCAAAACAGCGGTTATGTTTTTAACCATATTGATAGTACAGTTTGGCTTAGATGTAACAAAAGCCTTTTATGCTAACAAACTCAGAGATCGCATTTCCGAAAAAATGGTACACCGCCTTAACCAGGTAGCCGGCCTCGCGCTAATCATAGCCGCATTTGTTATTATAGACAGGCTTATTACCCACTTTATCTTTTCGCCGCAGTAG
- a CDS encoding MFS transporter — MEQNNSKNYGGALLTLVTVFFFWGFVAASNDILIPVFKEKLNLEQWQSQMISFAFYVAYTVGSIIYFFVSKAGGGDILNKYGYKNGIAAGLILSALGTLLFYPAAETASFYLMITGLFVVGLGFSLQQIAANALVVALGDPKTGAQRLSLTGGVNNFGTTIGPLLVSLAIFGSVSANTQQASISAVKFPYLILGALFLIVAVVFKFSSVPDKIHSVTDDVVESENESTTVSLAKERKSALSYTQLALGMIAIFVYVGVEVSTASNLPAFMKEKLNTPTANIAPFISLYWASLMIGRWTASVGAFNLSASAKKILGVVTPYIAFAVFLAVNRIAQHDVTPFYIYAFVIVVLIIADYLSKGNPARQLLIFSGCAITALFIGMLSSGMVSVFAFISVGLFCSTLWPCIYTLAVTGLGKHTNEGSSFLIMMIMGGGFISLLQGYLGDPGRLGIQWSYLVGVGCFVYLAFYAIKAKSALKAQGIDFDSVALKGGH, encoded by the coding sequence ATGGAGCAAAATAATTCTAAAAATTACGGAGGTGCCTTGCTAACCCTGGTAACAGTTTTTTTCTTTTGGGGCTTTGTTGCAGCAAGCAACGATATTTTGATTCCCGTTTTTAAAGAAAAACTAAACCTTGAGCAATGGCAATCACAAATGATCTCGTTTGCATTTTACGTAGCCTATACCGTAGGTTCAATTATTTACTTTTTTGTATCCAAAGCAGGTGGCGGCGATATATTAAATAAATACGGTTATAAAAACGGTATTGCGGCAGGTTTAATTCTTTCGGCATTAGGAACCTTATTGTTTTACCCGGCAGCCGAAACAGCTTCCTTTTATTTAATGATAACCGGCTTGTTTGTGGTAGGCCTAGGCTTCTCATTACAACAAATAGCAGCCAACGCCTTAGTTGTTGCCTTGGGCGACCCTAAAACGGGTGCGCAGCGTTTAAGTTTAACCGGTGGTGTAAATAACTTTGGTACAACAATAGGCCCATTGCTGGTAAGTTTAGCCATTTTTGGTTCGGTATCAGCCAATACGCAACAAGCAAGTATCAGCGCGGTAAAATTTCCCTACTTAATATTAGGAGCATTGTTTTTAATAGTAGCGGTAGTATTCAAGTTTTCATCAGTACCCGATAAAATCCACTCTGTAACAGACGACGTAGTAGAGTCGGAAAACGAATCGACAACAGTAAGTTTAGCTAAAGAAAGAAAAAGTGCTTTAAGCTATACCCAATTGGCTTTGGGTATGATAGCGATATTTGTGTATGTAGGTGTAGAAGTATCAACCGCAAGTAACTTACCTGCATTTATGAAAGAGAAGTTAAATACCCCAACTGCCAATATAGCACCTTTTATATCCCTATATTGGGCAAGCTTAATGATAGGCCGCTGGACAGCCTCAGTAGGTGCCTTTAACCTATCTGCAAGTGCTAAAAAAATATTAGGTGTTGTTACTCCTTATATCGCATTTGCTGTGTTTTTAGCCGTTAACCGGATAGCCCAGCATGATGTTACCCCTTTTTATATTTACGCATTTGTAATTGTTGTATTAATTATAGCCGATTACCTAAGTAAAGGTAACCCCGCACGCCAGTTGTTAATTTTCTCTGGCTGCGCTATCACCGCTTTATTTATTGGTATGTTATCAAGCGGAATGGTCAGCGTATTTGCATTCATCAGTGTGGGCTTGTTCTGTTCAACTTTGTGGCCATGTATTTATACCCTGGCGGTAACCGGCTTAGGCAAACATACCAACGAAGGCTCAAGTTTCCTTATTATGATGATTATGGGTGGCGGTTTCATTAGCTTATTGCAAGGTTACCTTGGTGATCCGGGTCGTTTAGGTATACAATGGTCGTACCTTGTAGGTGTAGGCTGCTTTGTTTATTTGGCATTTTATGCTATAAAAGCTAAAAGCGCGCTTAAGGCTCAGGGTATTGATTTTGATAGCGTTGCCCTTAAAGGCGGTCATTAA
- a CDS encoding deoxycytidylate deaminase gives MNLALDLAQRSHCVKAQVGAVLAKDTRIISIGYNGPPSGTHNCDEEWAETGCARDAKGSCSLALHAEENAILFAVKNGARLEGATLYTTLSPCLACARLIYSAGIKQVYFQKSYAAYKGLPFDEGVEFLNRFGVPTVKLESEFSGLED, from the coding sequence ATGAATTTAGCCCTCGACCTGGCACAACGCTCACATTGCGTTAAGGCCCAGGTTGGGGCTGTTTTAGCTAAAGACACCCGCATTATTTCCATCGGTTATAACGGGCCGCCATCCGGCACGCATAATTGCGACGAGGAATGGGCCGAAACAGGTTGCGCCCGCGATGCCAAAGGCAGTTGCTCGCTTGCCCTGCACGCTGAGGAAAATGCCATATTGTTCGCCGTAAAAAACGGGGCCCGTTTAGAAGGTGCTACTTTATATACCACCTTATCTCCATGCCTGGCTTGTGCGCGGCTAATTTATTCGGCAGGTATCAAACAGGTTTACTTCCAAAAATCATACGCTGCCTATAAAGGGTTACCGTTTGACGAAGGCGTTGAGTTTCTTAATCGCTTTGGAGTACCCACCGTGAAGTTAGAATCAGAATTTTCAGGATTAGAGGATTAA
- the eat gene encoding ethanolamine permease — MVAKQAQQLKKVLRPVHLWAIAVGLVISGEYFGWNYGWGVAGTIGFLIATVIITLMYVTFVFSYTELTTSIPHAGGAFAYAYRAMGPIAGLIAGYATLVDFIFVTPAIASGLGSYMHFLYPSVGILPSAMVFYVLFMCINIAGVKESAIFSLIISILAVAELLLFMGIIAPSFKTENFVHDGMPFGWNGIFAALPFAIWFYLAIEGVAMVAEEVKDPKKDIPKGYISGIATLVLLAFGIMILTGGITNWHKLSNIDYPLPEAIGTVLGKTNGLTKIFAGIGLFGLIASFHGTILAYSRQVFAMARSGYLPGFLAVVSPKFKTPHWAIIAGTIIGSVALYYCKTDQIIIISALGAIVMYVMSMVSLFVLRVKEPLLERPFKAPFYPVFPAIALIITLVCMYAIVVNNPILSLVFFAGMLVVVAIFVVMGKHKVKITGEHLLQKSELLTED, encoded by the coding sequence ATGGTTGCCAAGCAAGCACAACAATTAAAAAAGGTTTTACGCCCTGTGCATTTGTGGGCCATAGCGGTTGGCCTGGTCATATCCGGCGAATATTTTGGTTGGAACTACGGCTGGGGAGTAGCCGGTACCATTGGCTTTTTAATAGCCACCGTTATTATCACGCTCATGTACGTTACCTTTGTGTTTAGTTATACCGAGCTAACTACATCTATACCCCACGCCGGTGGTGCTTTTGCCTATGCATACCGCGCTATGGGGCCAATAGCGGGGCTTATTGCAGGCTACGCTACCCTGGTCGATTTTATATTTGTTACTCCTGCTATAGCCTCTGGTTTGGGTAGTTATATGCATTTTTTATATCCATCGGTTGGTATATTGCCATCGGCAATGGTTTTCTATGTGCTGTTTATGTGCATCAATATTGCGGGAGTTAAAGAATCGGCTATATTTTCGTTAATCATATCAATTTTAGCCGTAGCCGAATTATTGCTCTTTATGGGCATCATAGCACCATCATTTAAAACAGAAAACTTCGTTCACGATGGTATGCCCTTCGGTTGGAATGGCATATTTGCAGCGTTACCTTTTGCAATATGGTTTTATTTAGCCATCGAGGGTGTTGCTATGGTTGCCGAAGAGGTTAAAGATCCTAAAAAAGACATCCCGAAAGGCTACATATCGGGCATAGCCACATTGGTTTTACTGGCCTTCGGCATTATGATATTAACGGGAGGCATTACCAACTGGCATAAACTTAGCAATATTGATTATCCTCTACCCGAAGCAATAGGCACCGTATTGGGCAAAACAAACGGACTAACCAAAATTTTTGCGGGCATTGGTCTGTTCGGCTTAATAGCATCTTTCCACGGTACAATATTGGCTTACTCCAGGCAGGTATTTGCAATGGCGCGTAGCGGGTATTTGCCCGGGTTTTTGGCAGTAGTTAGCCCCAAATTTAAAACACCACATTGGGCCATTATTGCTGGTACTATTATTGGCAGCGTAGCCCTGTACTACTGTAAAACCGATCAAATTATCATCATATCGGCCTTAGGTGCTATTGTAATGTATGTGATGAGTATGGTAAGCCTGTTTGTTTTACGGGTTAAAGAACCCCTGCTTGAACGACCCTTTAAGGCACCGTTTTATCCGGTTTTCCCGGCAATTGCATTAATAATAACTTTGGTGTGCATGTATGCAATAGTTGTTAATAACCCAATACTAAGTTTAGTGTTTTTTGCCGGTATGCTTGTTGTAGTAGCTATATTCGTAGTGATGGGTAAGCACAAGGTAAAAATAACCGGCGAACACCTATTGCAAAAGTCCGAATTATTAACGGAGGACTGA
- a CDS encoding ethanolamine ammonia-lyase subunit EutB → MAYQHTIKNRVYKFQNLKTLLAKASPYRSGDALAGVNADSYEERVAAQITLADVPLKVFLNEVIIPYETDEVTRLIIDTHSLPSFTPISHLTVGQLRDWLLAEETTTQVLHSLAPGITPEMAAAVSKLMRNQDLIAVAKKCEVVTRFRNTIGLHGHFSTRLQPNHPTDDVKGIAASMIDGLLYGSGDAVIGINPATDSPSAVIRLLNLIDTLRQQFSIPTQSCVLCHLTTTLQIINQGAPVDLTFQSIGGTEKTNTSFGISLSLIEEAYQATLSLQRGTVGHNVMYFETGQGSSLSANAHHGADQQTCETRAYAVARKFNPLLVNTVVGFIGPEYLYDGKQIIRAALEDHFCGKLMGLPMGVDVCYTNHAEADQDDMDNLLTLLGVAGCNFVMGIPGSDDIMLNYQSTSFHDALYLRKVLGLRPAPEFEDWLIGQGIFDKDGLLHQHTSLKNLLHNSSSWLK, encoded by the coding sequence ATGGCTTATCAGCACACCATAAAAAATAGGGTTTATAAGTTTCAAAACCTTAAAACCTTATTAGCAAAAGCATCGCCATATCGCTCCGGCGATGCACTGGCGGGAGTGAATGCTGATAGCTATGAGGAGCGGGTTGCGGCCCAGATTACGTTGGCCGATGTACCGCTCAAAGTTTTTTTAAATGAGGTTATTATTCCCTACGAAACCGACGAAGTTACGCGGCTCATCATAGATACCCACAGTTTACCTTCGTTTACCCCGATAAGCCATTTAACAGTGGGCCAATTGCGCGATTGGCTTTTGGCCGAAGAAACTACTACCCAGGTTTTACATAGCCTTGCGCCAGGCATTACGCCCGAAATGGCCGCCGCCGTATCTAAGCTAATGCGCAATCAGGATTTAATTGCTGTTGCCAAAAAGTGCGAGGTGGTTACCAGATTTCGCAATACTATAGGTTTGCACGGGCATTTTTCAACCCGCCTGCAACCAAATCACCCTACCGATGATGTTAAGGGCATTGCAGCCAGTATGATAGACGGTTTGCTGTATGGCAGTGGTGATGCCGTAATAGGCATTAACCCGGCTACCGATAGCCCCAGCGCGGTTATAAGGCTGCTTAATTTAATTGATACGTTAAGGCAGCAGTTTAGTATCCCAACACAATCATGCGTGTTGTGCCACCTTACTACTACTTTGCAAATTATTAATCAGGGTGCGCCGGTTGATCTTACTTTTCAATCTATTGGCGGTACCGAAAAAACCAATACCAGTTTTGGCATTAGCTTGTCGCTGATTGAGGAGGCTTACCAGGCAACTTTATCCCTGCAAAGGGGAACAGTTGGCCATAATGTAATGTATTTTGAAACCGGACAAGGTAGTTCGCTTTCCGCGAATGCACATCACGGGGCCGACCAGCAAACCTGCGAAACGCGCGCTTATGCCGTGGCCCGTAAATTTAACCCGCTATTGGTAAATACCGTTGTTGGTTTTATTGGCCCCGAATATTTGTACGATGGTAAGCAAATTATCCGCGCCGCGCTCGAAGATCATTTTTGTGGTAAACTGATGGGCCTGCCTATGGGTGTTGATGTGTGTTATACCAACCACGCCGAGGCCGACCAGGATGATATGGATAACCTGCTCACCTTATTAGGTGTTGCGGGTTGCAATTTTGTAATGGGCATTCCCGGGTCGGATGATATTATGCTTAATTACCAGTCAACCTCGTTTCACGATGCTTTGTACCTGCGCAAGGTATTGGGTTTAAGGCCAGCACCCGAGTTTGAAGATTGGCTTATTGGCCAGGGTATTTTTGATAAAGACGGATTGCTGCATCAGCACACTTCGTTAAAAAATTTGCTTCACAATAGTTCGTCATGGCTGAAATAG
- the eutC gene encoding ethanolamine ammonia-lyase subunit EutC: MAEIEKPDRAGNDDMWFSLREFTAARIAIGRTGNSIPLSELLDFKLAHAHARDAVYSTLDVEGIAKNIQQFKLPVFTLHSRAASRAKYLTRPDYGRTLNDESIEELTTYNGLETDVAIVIADGLSAMAVNQFAVELLQYLVPKLTGAGLKLAPISLVEQGRVAIADEIGFAFNTNLSLILIGERPGLSSPDSMGAYLTYKPQHGLTDESRNCISNIRPDGLAPAAAADKIFYLINEALKRKLTGVDLKDNHGLLGE; encoded by the coding sequence ATGGCTGAAATAGAAAAACCGGACAGAGCAGGTAACGACGATATGTGGTTTTCGTTACGCGAGTTTACCGCTGCGCGAATTGCCATTGGCCGTACCGGGAACAGCATCCCCTTGAGCGAACTGCTCGATTTTAAACTGGCTCATGCCCACGCCCGCGATGCCGTATATTCTACTTTAGATGTGGAGGGAATTGCAAAAAATATTCAGCAATTTAAGTTGCCTGTATTTACGCTGCATAGCAGGGCAGCAAGCCGCGCTAAGTATTTAACACGGCCCGATTATGGCCGCACGCTTAATGATGAATCGATTGAAGAGCTAACCACTTACAACGGTCTTGAAACAGATGTAGCAATAGTTATTGCCGATGGCTTATCGGCTATGGCGGTTAACCAGTTTGCGGTTGAGCTACTACAATACCTTGTACCCAAATTAACTGGTGCAGGGCTTAAACTTGCCCCCATAAGCCTGGTTGAGCAAGGCCGTGTAGCCATAGCCGACGAGATTGGCTTTGCGTTTAACACCAACCTATCGTTGATATTGATAGGGGAGCGCCCCGGCCTGAGTTCGCCGGATAGCATGGGTGCTTACCTAACCTACAAACCTCAGCATGGACTAACCGATGAGAGCCGAAATTGCATCTCTAACATCCGGCCCGACGGACTGGCTCCCGCAGCAGCGGCAGATAAAATATTTTACCTGATTAACGAAGCACTGAAAAGGAAGCTAACCGGTGTCGACCTGAAAGATAATCACGGTTTGCTTGGCGAGTAA
- a CDS encoding Dabb family protein: protein MIAHHVLFWLKADTTDEQKAAFRSSLETLKGVETVKNIHIGTPAPIERSVVDTTYTFSLILFFEDLAEHDVYQVHPLHKAFLDEFRVFFDKVVIYDAE from the coding sequence ATGATAGCACACCACGTATTATTTTGGCTTAAAGCCGATACCACCGACGAACAAAAAGCAGCATTCCGCAGCAGCTTAGAAACTTTAAAAGGCGTAGAAACTGTTAAAAATATTCACATTGGCACACCTGCACCTATTGAGCGGTCTGTTGTAGATACTACATATACCTTTAGTTTGATCTTGTTTTTTGAAGATTTAGCCGAGCACGATGTTTACCAGGTACATCCCTTACACAAAGCATTTTTAGATGAGTTCAGGGTGTTTTTTGATAAGGTTGTTATTTATGATGCGGAGTAG
- a CDS encoding toxin-antitoxin system YwqK family antitoxin, whose amino-acid sequence MKTTAFIICLLTTCFAIHAQQKIVKYYPSGKVKYEGFVKDGVLDSTYIEYYENGNKWMEGTYKKQYYKTSSVYIIKSTCGFRADTSKPSAGIMNGLWKWYDKNGKLSETANYFGNIQVGQYLSYDTTGKIEENKFYNAGNLIQRQEYNNGILESFLMRTYITIKDKDGSAGLIYADVVHEYYKTGELKCVKHLNNHNDLDGSYIEYWPNGFFKYVGEYKVNRKDGMFHDYYENGNFKFEGVFKNDYAEGKHYYCNEQGKIIKIETWKHDKLIATELKTGNEPTPHHK is encoded by the coding sequence ATGAAAACCACGGCATTTATAATATGCTTACTAACAACCTGCTTTGCAATCCACGCGCAGCAAAAGATAGTTAAATATTATCCAAGTGGTAAGGTTAAATATGAAGGTTTTGTAAAAGATGGTGTTTTAGATAGCACCTATATCGAATATTACGAAAACGGTAATAAATGGATGGAGGGTACCTATAAAAAACAGTACTACAAAACAAGTTCAGTTTATATTATTAAAAGCACTTGTGGTTTTCGAGCAGATACCAGCAAACCATCTGCTGGAATTATGAATGGTTTGTGGAAGTGGTATGACAAGAACGGCAAACTTAGTGAAACTGCAAACTATTTTGGCAACATTCAAGTAGGTCAATATCTTTCATACGACACTACCGGCAAAATCGAGGAAAACAAATTTTATAACGCGGGTAACCTGATACAAAGACAGGAATACAATAATGGAATTTTAGAGTCGTTTTTGATGCGCACTTACATCACCATTAAAGACAAGGATGGGTCGGCCGGTCTTATTTATGCCGATGTTGTTCACGAATATTACAAAACCGGCGAATTAAAATGCGTTAAACACCTTAATAACCATAACGACTTAGATGGCTCTTACATAGAATATTGGCCCAACGGCTTTTTCAAATATGTAGGCGAATATAAGGTTAACAGAAAAGATGGCATGTTTCATGATTACTATGAAAACGGCAACTTTAAATTTGAAGGCGTGTTCAAAAATGATTATGCAGAAGGCAAGCATTACTATTGCAACGAGCAGGGCAAGATCATCAAAATAGAAACCTGGAAACACGATAAGCTAATTGCTACCGAACTAAAAACGGGTAACGAACCTACTCCGCATCATAAATAA
- the cmk gene encoding (d)CMP kinase, translating into MSKNIVVAIDGYSSCGKSTLAKALAKKLHFIYIDSGAMYRAVTLYFLRNDIDLKDESQITTALQAIHLNFHSRDYETHIMLNDEEVSDEIRQMHVADKVSAVAAIHAVRVEMVKQQQRMAKSKNIVMDGRDIGTVVFPDAQLKLFMTADPLVRAQRRFKELTAKNPGLSLEDVFDNLAHRDYQDTTRAESPLTRAHDAIILDNTDLTPEEQLTFAVKRLEPFLSA; encoded by the coding sequence ATGAGTAAAAACATTGTTGTTGCCATTGACGGATATTCAAGTTGCGGAAAAAGCACTTTAGCTAAAGCATTAGCCAAAAAACTTCACTTTATTTATATTGATAGCGGTGCAATGTACCGTGCAGTTACTTTGTATTTTTTGCGCAATGATATTGATTTAAAAGATGAAAGCCAAATAACCACAGCTTTGCAGGCTATACACCTTAACTTTCACTCGCGCGATTACGAAACCCATATTATGCTTAACGACGAAGAAGTATCTGACGAGATACGCCAGATGCATGTGGCCGATAAGGTGAGTGCAGTAGCCGCCATTCACGCCGTTCGTGTTGAAATGGTAAAACAGCAGCAACGCATGGCCAAATCAAAAAACATTGTAATGGATGGCCGCGACATAGGCACCGTGGTTTTCCCCGATGCCCAACTCAAACTATTTATGACTGCCGACCCACTCGTTCGCGCCCAGCGCCGCTTTAAAGAACTCACAGCCAAAAACCCCGGCTTAAGTTTAGAAGACGTTTTTGATAACCTTGCCCACCGCGATTACCAGGATACTACCCGCGCCGAAAGCCCACTAACCCGCGCCCATGATGCTATCATTTTAGATAATACCGATCTGACACCTGAGGAGCAACTGACTTTTGCCGTGAAACGGTTGGAGCCTTTTTTGTCGGCCTGA
- the arfB gene encoding alternative ribosome rescue aminoacyl-tRNA hydrolase ArfB, with amino-acid sequence MTFTKTDLQTNVHYKTSRSGGKGGQNVNKVSSKVELLFSIADSQLFNDDEKLLLNTRLQSRLNKDGFLQVVCDEERSQYLNKEIALDKLVDILVKALHQPKKRKASKPSKASKLARLDDKRRAALKKINRGKRDFND; translated from the coding sequence ATGACTTTCACTAAAACCGACCTGCAAACTAACGTTCATTATAAAACTTCGCGCAGTGGAGGTAAGGGCGGCCAAAATGTAAACAAGGTTTCGAGCAAGGTAGAATTGCTGTTCTCCATTGCCGATTCGCAGCTTTTTAACGATGATGAAAAGCTATTACTCAACACCCGCCTACAATCGCGCTTAAACAAGGATGGCTTTTTGCAAGTAGTTTGCGACGAGGAACGCAGCCAATACCTTAACAAAGAAATAGCCCTGGATAAACTGGTGGATATATTAGTAAAGGCCCTGCATCAGCCCAAAAAGCGCAAAGCCAGCAAGCCTTCAAAAGCCTCAAAACTTGCCCGGTTAGACGATAAAAGGCGCGCAGCATTGAAGAAGATAAACCGAGGTAAAAGAGACTTTAATGATTGA